Proteins encoded in a region of the Streptomyces sp. NBC_00310 genome:
- the polA gene encoding DNA polymerase I — protein MAETGSKKTDSTPGGSRPRLMLMDGHSLAYRAFFALPAENFTTATGQPTNAIYGFASMLANTLRDEAPTHFAVAFDVSRKTWRSEEFTEYKANRSKTPDEFKGQVELIGELLDAMHAVRFAVDGFEADDIIATLATQAEAEGFEVLIVTGDRDSFQLVSEHTTVLYPTKGVSELTRFTPEKVFEKYGLTPAQYPDFAALRGDPSDNLPGIPGVGEKTAAKWINQFGSFADLVERVEEVKGKVGQNLRDHLEAVKLNRRLTEMVRTVELPKGVTDLERAAYDRTAVAMVLDTLEIRNPSLRERLLAVDPGAEEADAGQPAAPGVEVDGTVLGSGELAPWLAEHGTEVLGVATVDTWALGTGSVTEVALAAAGGAAAWFDPTQLDEADETAWAAWLADTARPKVFHNAKAAMRVFAEHGWTVEGVGMDTALAAYLVKPGRRSFDLDALSLEYLGRELAPAATADGQLAFGADEGAEADALMVQARAILDLGEAFGERLREVGAAELLRDVELPTSALLARMERHGIAADRAHLEAMEQMFAGAVQQAVKEAHAAAGHEFNLGSPKQLQEVLFGELGLPKTKRTKTGYTTDADALAWLAGQTDNELPVIMLRHREQAKLRVTVEGLIKTVAADDRIHTTFNQTVAATGRLSSVDPNLQNIPVRTDEGRAIRRGFVVGEGFESLMTADYSQIELRVMAHLSEDAGLIEAFTSGEDLHTTAAAQVFGVEQSAVDAEMRRKIKAMSYGLAYGLSAFGLSQQLNIDAGEARALMDAYFERFGGVRDYLRRAVDEARATGYTATIFGRRRYLPDLNSDNRQRREAAERMALNAPIQGTAADIVKIAMLNVGRALDEAGLASRMLLQVHDEIVLEIAPGERDRTEQILRHEMAGAVHLRAPLDVSVGHGPDWESAAH, from the coding sequence GTGGCAGAGACAGGATCGAAGAAGACCGACAGCACCCCCGGCGGCAGCCGTCCCCGGCTCATGCTCATGGACGGGCACTCGCTGGCCTACCGCGCGTTCTTCGCGCTGCCCGCGGAGAACTTCACGACGGCGACGGGCCAGCCGACCAACGCGATCTACGGCTTCGCGTCGATGCTGGCGAACACGCTGCGCGACGAGGCCCCCACCCACTTCGCGGTCGCGTTCGACGTCTCCCGCAAGACCTGGCGCTCGGAGGAGTTCACCGAGTACAAGGCGAACCGCTCGAAGACCCCGGACGAGTTCAAGGGCCAGGTCGAGCTGATCGGCGAACTGCTCGACGCGATGCACGCCGTCCGCTTCGCGGTCGACGGCTTCGAGGCCGACGACATCATCGCCACCCTCGCCACCCAGGCCGAGGCCGAGGGCTTCGAGGTCCTCATCGTCACCGGCGACCGTGACTCCTTCCAGCTCGTCAGCGAGCACACCACCGTGCTCTACCCGACGAAGGGTGTCTCGGAGCTGACCCGGTTCACCCCGGAGAAGGTGTTCGAGAAGTACGGCCTCACCCCGGCCCAGTACCCGGACTTCGCGGCCCTGCGCGGCGACCCGTCCGACAACCTCCCCGGCATCCCCGGCGTCGGCGAGAAGACCGCCGCGAAGTGGATCAACCAGTTCGGCTCGTTCGCGGATCTCGTCGAGCGCGTCGAGGAGGTCAAGGGCAAGGTCGGGCAGAACCTCCGCGACCACCTGGAGGCCGTCAAGCTCAACCGCCGCCTCACCGAGATGGTGCGCACGGTCGAACTGCCCAAGGGCGTCACCGACTTGGAGCGCGCCGCGTACGACCGCACGGCCGTCGCGATGGTCCTGGACACCCTGGAGATCCGCAACCCGTCGCTGCGCGAGCGCCTGCTGGCCGTCGACCCGGGCGCCGAGGAGGCCGACGCCGGTCAGCCGGCCGCCCCGGGCGTCGAGGTGGACGGCACGGTGCTCGGCTCCGGCGAGCTGGCCCCCTGGCTCGCCGAGCACGGCACGGAGGTCCTCGGTGTCGCCACGGTCGACACCTGGGCGCTCGGCACCGGCTCGGTCACGGAGGTCGCGCTCGCCGCCGCCGGGGGTGCGGCCGCCTGGTTCGACCCGACCCAGCTGGACGAGGCGGACGAGACCGCGTGGGCGGCCTGGCTCGCCGACACCGCCAGGCCGAAGGTGTTCCACAACGCCAAGGCCGCCATGCGGGTCTTCGCCGAGCACGGCTGGACCGTCGAGGGCGTCGGCATGGACACCGCGCTCGCCGCGTACCTGGTCAAGCCGGGCCGCCGCTCCTTCGACCTGGACGCACTCTCCCTGGAGTACCTGGGCCGCGAGCTGGCCCCCGCCGCCACGGCCGACGGGCAGCTGGCCTTCGGCGCGGACGAGGGCGCCGAGGCCGACGCGCTGATGGTGCAGGCCCGCGCGATCCTCGACCTCGGCGAGGCCTTCGGGGAGCGCCTGCGGGAGGTCGGCGCGGCGGAGCTTCTCCGTGACGTGGAGCTGCCGACCTCCGCGCTCCTGGCCCGTATGGAGCGCCACGGCATCGCGGCGGACCGGGCGCATCTGGAGGCCATGGAGCAGATGTTCGCGGGCGCCGTGCAGCAGGCGGTGAAGGAGGCGCACGCGGCGGCGGGACACGAGTTCAACCTGGGCTCGCCCAAGCAGCTCCAGGAAGTCCTCTTCGGTGAGCTGGGCCTGCCCAAGACCAAGCGCACGAAGACGGGCTACACCACGGACGCGGACGCCCTCGCCTGGCTCGCCGGCCAGACGGACAACGAACTGCCGGTCATCATGCTCCGCCACCGCGAGCAGGCGAAGCTCCGCGTCACCGTCGAGGGCCTGATCAAGACCGTCGCCGCGGACGACCGGATCCACACCACCTTCAACCAGACGGTCGCCGCCACGGGCCGTCTGTCCTCGGTGGACCCGAACCTGCAGAACATCCCGGTCCGCACCGACGAGGGCCGTGCCATCCGCCGCGGCTTCGTCGTCGGCGAGGGCTTCGAGTCCCTGATGACGGCGGACTACAGCCAGATCGAACTGCGTGTGATGGCCCACCTCTCCGAGGACGCGGGCCTGATCGAGGCGTTCACCTCCGGCGAGGACCTGCACACCACGGCGGCCGCGCAGGTGTTCGGGGTCGAGCAGTCGGCGGTGGACGCGGAGATGCGCCGCAAGATCAAGGCGATGTCGTACGGCCTGGCGTACGGGCTGTCCGCGTTCGGCCTCTCCCAGCAGCTGAACATCGACGCGGGTGAGGCGCGTGCCCTGATGGACGCGTACTTCGAGCGGTTCGGCGGGGTACGGGACTACCTGCGCCGGGCCGTGGACGAGGCGAGGGCGACGGGGTACACGGCGACGATCTTCGGGCGTCGGCGCTACCTGCCCGACCTCAACAGCGACAACCGTCAGCGTCGCGAGGCCGCCGAGCGGATGGCCCTCAACGCGCCCATCCAGGGCACCGCCGCGGACATCGTCAAGATCGCCATGCTGAACGTCGGCCGCGCCCTGGACGAGGCGGGCCTCGCCTCCCGCATGCTCCTCCAGGTCCACGACGAAATCGTCCTGGAGATCGCCCCCGGCGAACGCGACCGCACCGAGCAGATCCTCCGCCACGAGATGGCGGGCGCCGTCCACCTGAGGGCCCCGCTGGACGTCTCGGTGGGCCACGGCCCGGACTGGGAGTCGGCGGCACACTGA
- a CDS encoding lytic transglycosylase domain-containing protein, which yields MAAQFGLRLRKGAATTALAAATVAALAASQAPGVTTDSAGRQTAGAPSPDMTTRADDTASGNSQYYTDLPPLDSPTPTTGPGGTSGTTGGSESGIPATVLDAYKKAEASLRESKPGCNLPWQLLAAIGKVESGQARGGRVDAEGTTIGKILGPQLNGNGFANISDTDNGAYDGDSRHDRAVGPMQFIPSTWEWAARDGNDDGAKDPNNIYDAALAAGNYLCRFDWDLSNSANLRSAILSYNNSTEYYNTVMSWLEHYRKGTHEIPDGTGSLPETPSGGNSTGTGTGTGTGNSNSNSGGGNGKGNGNDGSTPSPKPTPPKGNKPPTNEPGGGTTPPPPTTPPPSTPGTPTDTVHHLENAGPSNLTAMAGDTFTGKLVARTETKAGKAVAKVRVRFSVIGDTDTAFAGGEKFATIITDSTGKATAPALVAGEKTGAVTIRATVVGRSVAALDHKVTVTARQADALARTGTTALTCVPNGEFAEQVEVKATYRGEIADKVAVKATLIKSLLDVTENDKGPYFKGADGKPVRTLALETDAGGLLKLPKLFSDDATGTFLLRVETEGGATLTLELKVEAPAETAEPTEPVTPSPSES from the coding sequence ATGGCGGCGCAGTTCGGTTTGAGGCTCCGCAAGGGGGCGGCCACGACCGCCCTGGCCGCGGCCACGGTAGCGGCGCTGGCCGCCTCCCAGGCCCCGGGAGTGACCACCGACAGCGCGGGCAGACAGACCGCGGGCGCGCCCTCGCCGGACATGACCACCCGGGCCGACGACACCGCCTCGGGCAACTCGCAGTACTACACCGACCTTCCGCCCCTCGACAGCCCCACCCCGACGACGGGCCCGGGCGGCACGTCGGGCACGACCGGCGGCTCCGAGAGCGGCATACCCGCGACCGTCCTCGACGCCTACAAGAAGGCCGAGGCGTCCCTGCGCGAGTCCAAGCCCGGCTGCAATCTGCCCTGGCAGCTCCTCGCCGCCATCGGCAAGGTCGAGTCCGGGCAGGCCCGCGGCGGCCGGGTCGACGCCGAGGGCACGACGATCGGCAAGATCCTCGGCCCCCAGCTCAACGGCAACGGCTTCGCGAACATCAGCGACACCGACAACGGCGCCTACGACGGCGACAGCAGGCACGACCGGGCGGTCGGCCCCATGCAGTTCATCCCCTCCACCTGGGAGTGGGCGGCCCGCGACGGCAACGACGACGGCGCCAAGGACCCCAACAACATCTACGACGCCGCCCTCGCGGCCGGCAACTACCTGTGCCGTTTCGACTGGGACCTGTCGAACAGCGCGAACCTGCGGAGCGCGATCCTCAGTTACAACAACTCGACGGAGTACTACAACACCGTCATGTCGTGGCTGGAGCACTACCGCAAGGGCACCCACGAGATCCCGGACGGCACCGGCTCCCTGCCCGAGACGCCGAGCGGCGGCAACAGCACCGGCACCGGCACCGGCACAGGAACCGGCAACAGCAACAGCAACAGCGGTGGCGGAAACGGCAAGGGCAACGGCAACGATGGCTCCACGCCGAGTCCCAAGCCCACGCCGCCGAAGGGGAACAAGCCGCCCACCAACGAGCCGGGCGGCGGCACCACCCCGCCCCCGCCGACCACCCCCCCGCCCTCGACGCCGGGCACGCCCACCGACACGGTGCACCACCTGGAGAACGCGGGCCCCTCGAACCTGACGGCCATGGCCGGTGACACCTTCACCGGCAAGCTCGTCGCGCGCACGGAGACCAAGGCGGGCAAGGCCGTGGCGAAGGTCCGGGTCCGCTTCTCCGTCATCGGCGACACGGACACCGCCTTCGCCGGTGGCGAGAAGTTCGCGACCATCATCACCGACAGCACGGGCAAGGCCACCGCCCCCGCGCTCGTGGCCGGCGAGAAGACCGGTGCCGTCACCATCCGCGCCACCGTCGTGGGCCGGTCCGTGGCCGCCCTCGACCACAAGGTCACCGTCACCGCCCGTCAGGCCGACGCCCTCGCCCGCACCGGCACCACCGCGCTGACCTGCGTGCCGAACGGGGAGTTCGCCGAGCAGGTCGAGGTCAAGGCCACCTACCGGGGCGAGATCGCGGACAAGGTCGCGGTCAAGGCGACCCTCATCAAGTCGCTCCTCGACGTCACCGAGAACGACAAGGGCCCCTACTTCAAGGGCGCCGACGGCAAGCCCGTCCGGACCCTGGCCCTGGAGACCGACGCGGGCGGCCTCCTCAAGCTCCCGAAGCTCTTCTCGGACGACGCCACCGGCACGTTCCTGCTCCGCGTCGAGACCGAGGGCGGCGCGACCCTCACCCTCGAACTGAAGGTGGAGGCGCCGGCCGAGACGGCCGAGCCGACCGAGCCGGTGACACCGAGCCCCAGCGAGTCCTAG
- a CDS encoding DUF3068 domain-containing protein, translating into MRRRTGLILLALAVFFTALSPLLRWYVFPNQAKIPANQYQDMVLEAKDATLLDYGTMTARTVPKVTIVQTLKGNVEASEDIEKRTDRDVVVWDGLSYVQGPDGEMVSRIPERYIFDAHTQEPVHAKGEMVDGDPVKREGLEFKWPFLTEKRDYEYFDAQARITAPIHYKGTQDFRGVEVYYFEQTIPWTEVPFPRTMPVEGITRETVAGTGTTRWYTTVRKFWVEPVTGAPVYGEEIHKEELRGGTLLGDREKVTAFAGHVKMREDYIEHTVDLVESQRLLVLLMTAYLPWGFLGLGILLLALSLYVEARGRGPGEPESSRPPASEPVSA; encoded by the coding sequence ATGCGCCGGAGGACCGGACTGATCCTGCTCGCGCTCGCCGTGTTCTTCACCGCGCTGTCCCCACTGCTGCGCTGGTACGTCTTCCCGAACCAGGCCAAGATCCCGGCGAACCAGTACCAGGACATGGTCCTGGAGGCGAAGGACGCCACCCTCCTCGACTACGGCACGATGACCGCGCGGACGGTCCCGAAGGTCACCATCGTGCAGACCCTCAAGGGCAACGTGGAGGCCTCCGAGGACATCGAGAAGAGGACCGACCGGGACGTCGTCGTCTGGGACGGCCTGTCGTACGTCCAGGGCCCCGACGGCGAGATGGTCTCCAGGATCCCCGAGCGCTACATCTTCGACGCCCACACCCAGGAACCCGTGCACGCCAAGGGCGAGATGGTCGACGGCGACCCCGTGAAGCGGGAGGGGCTGGAATTCAAGTGGCCCTTCCTCACGGAGAAGAGGGACTACGAGTACTTCGACGCCCAGGCCCGGATCACCGCCCCCATCCACTACAAGGGCACCCAGGACTTCCGCGGCGTCGAGGTCTACTACTTCGAACAGACCATCCCGTGGACCGAGGTGCCCTTCCCCCGGACCATGCCCGTCGAGGGCATCACCCGGGAGACGGTCGCCGGGACGGGCACGACCCGCTGGTACACCACGGTCCGCAAGTTCTGGGTGGAGCCCGTCACCGGGGCCCCCGTCTACGGCGAGGAGATCCACAAGGAGGAACTCCGCGGCGGCACGCTGCTGGGCGACCGCGAGAAGGTGACCGCCTTCGCCGGCCACGTGAAGATGCGCGAGGACTACATCGAGCACACCGTCGACCTGGTCGAGTCCCAGCGTCTCCTCGTCCTCCTCATGACCGCCTACCTGCCCTGGGGCTTCCTCGGCCTGGGCATCCTGCTCCTCGCCCTCTCCCTCTACGTCGAGGCCCGCGGCCGCGGGCCCGGCGAACCGGAGTCCAGCAGGCCCCCGGCGTCCGAGCCGGTCAGCGCCTGA
- a CDS encoding ATP-dependent RNA helicase — protein sequence MIRYDALDALPVRDALPALDDALEGHGTAVLVAPPGTGKTTLVPLALAGLLDGGPVRRVVVAEPRRIAARAAARRMAWLLGEKVGGSVGYTVRGERVVGRHARVEVVTTGVLLQRLQRDQELPGVDVVVLDECHERHLDADTVAAFLLDVRAALRPELRLVAASATTDAEGWARLLGGAPVVAAEGVSYPVEVVWAPPSRPVRPPHGMRVDPAALTHVASVVRRALAERQGDVLCFLPGVGEIARVAGQLGGLGDLDVLQVHGRAPAAVQDAVLAGGERRRVVLATSVAESSLTVPGVRVVVDSGLAREPRVDHARGLSALTTVRASQAAGRQRAGRAGREAPGAVYRCWAEAEDARLPRFPSPEIKVADLTAFALRAACWGDPDASGLALLDPPPSGAMAAARNVLSAIGAVSPAGHATERGARMSRLGLHPRLARALLDATPLVGAERAAEVVALLSEEPPREYGDDLAAALRTARRGGDAYAARWRTEARRLRSASAPAPPARPLPHSEPTHDAFPGEPSADAPSGRRKTDERGGGGGFGERSSAEAAGAGAWAGAGDERVAGVVAALAFPERVARADRGAYLMVSGTRAEVGEGSGLRGVPWIAVAVADRAVGAGHARVRLGVAVDEGVAREAAGNLYSRGEEVAWRDGDVVARRVERLGAVELAVRPLREAAPGLVREALLEGLRVEGLGLLRWSEDAARLRQRLAFLREQLGSPWPDVSDSALHARVEEWLEPELSRARRRADLGRIDAGEGLRRLLPWADGDAVRLDELAPERIEVPSGSRIRVDYTRPEQPVLAVKLQEMFGLRESPALAGVPVLVHLLSPAGRPAAVTADLASFWKDGYRAVRAELRGRYPRHPWPEDPATAEPTRYTNARLRR from the coding sequence TGGACGACGCCCTGGAGGGACACGGCACCGCCGTCCTTGTCGCGCCGCCAGGGACGGGCAAGACGACGCTGGTGCCGCTGGCCCTGGCGGGGCTGCTGGACGGCGGGCCGGTACGACGCGTGGTCGTCGCCGAGCCTCGGCGGATCGCGGCACGGGCGGCGGCGCGGCGGATGGCGTGGCTGCTGGGCGAGAAGGTCGGCGGGAGCGTCGGCTACACCGTGCGCGGCGAACGGGTCGTGGGCAGGCACGCGCGCGTGGAGGTCGTCACGACCGGTGTCCTGCTGCAACGGTTGCAGCGGGACCAGGAGTTGCCGGGCGTCGACGTCGTCGTGCTCGACGAGTGCCATGAACGGCATCTGGACGCGGACACGGTGGCGGCGTTCCTGCTCGACGTGCGTGCGGCGCTGCGGCCCGAGCTGCGGCTGGTGGCGGCGTCGGCGACGACGGACGCGGAGGGCTGGGCACGGCTGCTGGGCGGGGCGCCGGTGGTCGCGGCGGAGGGGGTGTCGTACCCCGTCGAGGTGGTGTGGGCGCCGCCGTCCCGTCCGGTCCGGCCGCCGCACGGGATGCGGGTGGACCCGGCGGCGCTGACGCATGTGGCGTCGGTGGTGCGGCGGGCGCTGGCCGAGCGGCAGGGGGACGTCCTCTGCTTCCTGCCGGGGGTGGGCGAGATCGCGCGCGTGGCCGGGCAGTTGGGCGGGCTGGGTGACCTGGACGTGCTGCAGGTGCACGGGCGGGCGCCGGCCGCCGTGCAGGACGCGGTGCTGGCGGGCGGGGAGCGGCGTCGGGTGGTGCTGGCGACGTCGGTGGCCGAGTCCTCGCTGACGGTGCCCGGGGTGCGGGTGGTCGTCGACTCCGGGCTCGCGCGGGAGCCCCGCGTCGACCACGCGCGGGGGCTCAGCGCGTTGACGACGGTACGGGCCTCGCAGGCGGCCGGGAGGCAACGGGCCGGGCGGGCCGGGCGGGAGGCCCCCGGCGCGGTCTACCGGTGCTGGGCGGAGGCCGAGGACGCCCGTCTGCCGCGCTTCCCCTCGCCGGAGATCAAGGTGGCCGACCTGACCGCGTTCGCCCTCCGGGCGGCGTGCTGGGGCGACCCGGACGCCTCCGGGCTCGCCCTCCTGGACCCTCCCCCGAGCGGGGCGATGGCGGCGGCCCGGAACGTCCTCTCCGCGATCGGCGCGGTCTCCCCCGCCGGGCACGCCACGGAACGCGGCGCCCGCATGTCCCGCCTCGGCCTCCACCCCCGGCTGGCCCGCGCCCTCCTGGACGCGACGCCGCTGGTGGGGGCCGAGCGCGCGGCCGAGGTCGTCGCGCTGCTGAGCGAGGAGCCCCCGCGGGAGTACGGCGACGACCTGGCCGCCGCGCTACGGACCGCCAGGCGCGGGGGCGACGCCTACGCGGCCCGCTGGCGCACCGAAGCCCGACGCCTGCGGTCCGCGTCGGCGCCCGCGCCTCCGGCGCGGCCCCTTCCCCACTCGGAACCCACCCATGACGCCTTCCCGGGCGAACCGAGCGCCGATGCTCCGTCGGGCCGGCGGAAGACCGACGAGCGGGGCGGTGGCGGGGGGTTCGGCGAGCGGTCCTCCGCCGAGGCGGCCGGGGCGGGTGCGTGGGCCGGTGCCGGGGATGAGCGGGTTGCCGGGGTCGTGGCGGCGTTGGCGTTTCCGGAGCGGGTGGCGCGGGCCGACAGGGGGGCGTATCTGATGGTGTCCGGGACCCGGGCCGAGGTGGGGGAAGGCTCCGGGTTGCGCGGGGTGCCCTGGATCGCCGTGGCTGTCGCCGACCGGGCGGTGGGGGCGGGGCACGCGCGCGTGCGGCTCGGGGTCGCCGTCGACGAGGGGGTCGCTCGGGAGGCGGCCGGGAACCTGTACAGCCGGGGCGAGGAGGTCGCGTGGCGGGACGGGGACGTCGTGGCGCGGCGGGTGGAGCGGCTGGGGGCCGTGGAGTTGGCGGTGCGGCCGTTGCGGGAGGCGGCGCCCGGGCTCGTACGGGAGGCGTTGCTGGAAGGGCTGCGGGTCGAGGGACTCGGGCTGTTGCGGTGGTCCGAGGATGCGGCGCGGTTGCGGCAGCGGCTCGCGTTCCTGCGGGAACAGCTCGGCTCGCCCTGGCCCGATGTGTCCGACAGTGCCCTGCACGCGCGCGTGGAGGAGTGGTTGGAGCCCGAGTTGAGCCGGGCCCGGCGGCGGGCCGACCTCGGGCGGATCGATGCCGGGGAGGGGCTCAGGCGGCTGTTGCCGTGGGCCGACGGGGACGCCGTACGGCTGGACGAGCTCGCGCCGGAGCGGATCGAGGTGCCGAGCGGGTCCCGGATCCGGGTCGACTACACGCGGCCCGAACAGCCGGTGCTGGCGGTGAAGTTGCAGGAGATGTTCGGGCTGCGGGAGTCGCCCGCGCTGGCCGGGGTGCCCGTGCTGGTGCATCTGCTGTCCCCCGCCGGGCGGCCCGCCGCCGTCACCGCCGATCTCGCCTCGTTCTGGAAGGACGGGTACAGGGCCGTACGGGCGGAGCTGCGCGGGCGGTATCCCCGGCATCCGTGGCCGGAGGACCCGGCGACGGCCGAGCCGACGCGGTACACGAACGCGCGGCTCAGGCGCTGA
- a CDS encoding SPW_0924 family protein, with the protein MRVLIAAATGLALAFALAFTITALGSPTGETSPKPLLTTVPAHP; encoded by the coding sequence ATGCGCGTCCTGATCGCAGCCGCGACCGGTCTCGCCCTCGCCTTCGCCCTGGCGTTCACGATCACGGCGCTGGGCTCACCGACGGGGGAGACGTCACCGAAGCCGTTGCTGACGACCGTCCCCGCACATCCATAG
- a CDS encoding DUF4184 family protein, whose protein sequence is MPFTLSHAAAVLPALRGDGTARGPLVSSVLVAGSFAPDLTYYVASVLPEAMEFGDVTHSFAGVFTVDVLVTWALVGLWLLLREPLVALLPRGRQGRVAALVRSGTGARRFSPSLALWWYVSAALGSLTHVVWDAFTHLDRWGMRLFPVLGEEIAGSPLYWYLQYGGSAIAAVVIAVFVVLALRRQPAVEPVGVPVLSSADRWVAGAVIGGCALVAAAQRVARWWAYWGSVAKPYEVIPTICFGAGAGLVVGVVLYGVGVRVRRPAPAAPAPAADAEADNSVRR, encoded by the coding sequence TTGCCCTTCACGCTCAGCCACGCCGCCGCCGTACTTCCCGCCCTGCGCGGCGACGGGACCGCGCGCGGGCCGCTGGTGTCCTCCGTGCTCGTCGCGGGTTCGTTCGCGCCCGACCTGACGTACTACGTGGCGAGTGTGCTGCCCGAGGCCATGGAGTTCGGCGATGTCACACACTCCTTCGCCGGGGTCTTCACCGTCGATGTCCTCGTCACCTGGGCGCTGGTCGGGCTGTGGTTGCTGCTCCGGGAGCCGCTGGTCGCGCTGCTGCCGAGGGGGCGGCAGGGGAGGGTGGCCGCACTGGTGCGCTCCGGGACGGGGGCGCGGCGGTTCAGCCCCTCGCTGGCCCTGTGGTGGTACGTCTCCGCCGCGCTCGGCTCGCTGACCCATGTCGTGTGGGACGCGTTCACTCATCTCGACCGGTGGGGGATGCGGCTGTTTCCCGTCCTCGGCGAGGAGATCGCGGGCTCGCCGCTCTACTGGTACCTCCAGTACGGCGGTTCGGCGATCGCGGCGGTCGTGATCGCCGTCTTCGTCGTGCTGGCCCTGCGCCGGCAGCCGGCGGTCGAGCCCGTGGGCGTGCCCGTGCTCTCCTCGGCCGACCGGTGGGTGGCGGGTGCGGTCATCGGGGGCTGCGCGCTGGTCGCGGCGGCACAGCGGGTGGCCCGCTGGTGGGCGTACTGGGGGTCGGTCGCCAAACCGTACGAGGTGATCCCGACCATCTGTTTCGGGGCGGGCGCCGGGCTGGTGGTCGGCGTGGTCCTCTACGGCGTCGGCGTCAGGGTGCGGCGCCCGGCTCCTGCCGCTCCGGCGCCCGCAGCCGACGCGGAGGCGGACAACTCGGTCCGCCGCTGA